The following are encoded together in the Gadus chalcogrammus isolate NIFS_2021 chromosome 2, NIFS_Gcha_1.0, whole genome shotgun sequence genome:
- the LOC130402655 gene encoding uncharacterized protein LOC130402655, translated as MATISEPDPGLSEEPGDTSLDRRERRKRRFAGRAKKKANFRRRGSRQRVTMVTISEPDPGLSEDPEDTSLDREETRKRRFALWFHITVIVSIGLLSILLISLRFNSPSPWIEGRENLLDELDELTLQGWMLHDKSLYRVSTTKKGWRASREDCQKRKADLVVINSREELAFVSRLMGSSWIGLSDREKEGTHKWVDGNPMTSSWRHVKPRDDGGARDCVVAGEDGWSEEPCNRLHHWICEKVLDLDHLEAERNKEGSVMPTEEEEEAPSITEFHSSTHVLPVGQTARYTCHAGGTPEPTVEWLHNGRPLERDGTDDQSEAWVERGFLFVRGGRYGVNTVCCMASNSAGTANHSAELLVFDACDLTLDPNTANGHLSLSEDNRKVTWVGEDQSYPDHPDRFDVRPQVLGREALTGRCYWEVEREGWVVIGVTYRGITRRGGGGDSVLGENNKSWVLYCRDDRYSVQYNGRETDLPLRPAGSTRVGVYLDRPAGSLSFYRVSPGGGGSSDTLTHLHTFWSSFTQEDLLPGLWVVPSVVEKWGGGSASLCRL; from the exons ATGGCTaccatctctgaaccggaccctggactctctgaggaacctgGGGACACGTCTTTGGACCGGAGGGAGCGcaggaagagaagatttg CTGGTAGAGCAAAGAAGAAGGCTAACTTCAGACGCCGTGGAAGCCGTCAGAGAGTAACAATGGTCaccatctctgaaccggaccctggactctctgaggaccctgaggacacgtctttggaccgggaggagaccaggaagagaagatttg ctctatggtttcacatcactgtcatcgtgagcatcggactgctgagtattctcctcatctccctgcgCTTCA actcaccgtcaccctggatagaggggagagagaacttACTGGATGAACTCG atgaattGACACTTCAGGGCTGGATGCTTCACGACAAGAGTCTCTACCGTGTTTCTACTACGAAGAAGGGCTGGAGGGCCAGTAGAGAAGACTGTCAGAAGAGAAAGGCAGACCTGGTGGTCATCAACAGCAGAgaagaactg GCGTTTGTCAGCAGATTGATGGGTTCTTCCTGGATTGGACTGAGTGAtcgagagaaggaggggacccacaagtgggtggatggtaaccccatgacctcaag ttggagacacgttaaaccacgcgatgacggcggagcaagagactgcgtcgtagcaggggaggacggctggtctgaagagccgtgtaacagactgcaccactggatctgtgagaaggtcctagacctggatcatctggaggctgagcggaacaaagagg gttcagtgatgcccacggaggaggaggaggaggcccccagcatcacagagttccactcctctacccacgtgttgcccgtgggccaaacggcccgctacacctgccacgccggcggcacgccggagcccacagtagagtggctccacaacggcaggcccctggagagggacggcacagacgaccaatcagaggcctgggtggagaggggcttcctcttcgtcagaggtgggaggtacggcgtgaacacggtctgctgcatggcgagcaacagtgctggcacggccaatcacagcgctgagctgcttgtctttg atgcctgtgacctcacactggaccccaacacggccaacggacacctctctctgtctgaggacaacaggaaggtgacgtgggttggagaggaccagtcgtatccggatcacccagacagatttgacgtccggccccaggtgttgggtagagaggctctgactggccgctgttactgggaggtagagagggaaggatgggttgttataggagtgacatacagaggaatcacaaggagaggagggggtggtgacagcGTGCTTGGagagaacaacaagtcctgggttcttTATTGTCGTGATGATCGTTACTCTGTCCAGTACAacggtagagagacagacctccctctccgccccgctggctccaccagagtaggagtgtatctggaccggcctgctggctctctgtccttctacagagtgtccccaggtggaggagggtcctcagacacactgacacacctccacaccttctggtcctccttcacccaggaggacctcctcccggggctcTGGGTGGTCCCCTCAGTTGTagagaaatgggggggggggtcagcctctctgtgtcggctGTAG